In the genome of Desulfuromonas sp. DDH964, one region contains:
- a CDS encoding ATP-dependent helicase, with protein sequence MHINDLNPPQQAAVRHTEGPLLLLAGAGSGKTRVITCRIAYLLEQGVAAEEILAVTFTNKAAREMRERVKAMVGRKSGQGMVISTFHSLALRILRADIERLGFKQNFSIYGSADQERLVRDLTRDLLAEGVRCDLDRVLWLISDAKNRLITPTEFTAGGSDPERLLAAQVYPRYQRALKAFNAVDFDDILLLAVRLLRDDPAVRRAWQARFRYIMVDEYQDTNAAQYHLLRLLCEEHRNLCVVGDDDQSVYGWRGADLGNILDFEKDYPGARVIKLEQNYRSTGNILAAANAVIRNNTRRKEKVLWTAGDPGEPVLSLCCEDEEDEARSVVEQIHAERFRRNLQYRDFAILYRTNVQSRAFEEQLRFENIPYVLIGGQQFFDRKEVKDALAYFRVLVNPRDEVSLLRILNFPRRGIGETTADVLIQASAAQSRPLWEVMRQVSELDELGEKAHSAVAGFVELMERFRRQFRKPLRLVETARELFAEIGLENEIYRTANDPQQGKRRAENLAEVLNALAGYVEREGEASLAGFLDKVSLLDQDEPVRNDKEHKLSRDAVVLMSLHSSKGLEFPQVFLVGLEEGFLPHRKSMEAGADLDEERRLCYVGITRARQRLVLLHARRRKKYGKLEPRTPSPFLAELPEGSMERGTSEGRPQLPPGEQEQMASDFFSRMRNMLGE encoded by the coding sequence ATGCATATCAACGATCTCAACCCGCCGCAGCAGGCCGCGGTACGGCATACCGAGGGGCCGCTGCTCCTCCTGGCCGGGGCCGGGTCGGGCAAAACCCGGGTCATCACCTGCCGGATCGCCTACCTGCTGGAACAGGGGGTGGCGGCGGAGGAGATTCTGGCGGTGACCTTTACCAACAAGGCGGCCCGGGAGATGCGCGAACGGGTCAAGGCGATGGTCGGCCGCAAATCGGGACAGGGGATGGTCATCTCTACCTTCCACTCTCTGGCGCTGCGGATCCTGCGTGCCGATATCGAGCGGCTCGGTTTCAAGCAGAACTTTTCCATCTATGGCAGCGCCGACCAGGAGCGTCTGGTGCGCGACCTCACCCGCGACCTGCTGGCAGAGGGGGTGCGCTGCGACCTCGACCGGGTTCTCTGGCTGATTTCCGACGCCAAGAACCGCCTGATCACCCCGACGGAGTTCACTGCCGGCGGCAGCGACCCGGAGCGGCTCCTGGCCGCCCAGGTCTATCCCCGCTACCAGCGCGCCCTCAAGGCCTTCAATGCGGTCGATTTCGATGACATCCTGCTCCTCGCAGTACGCCTGCTGCGCGACGATCCGGCAGTGCGCAGAGCGTGGCAGGCCCGCTTCCGCTACATCATGGTCGATGAATACCAGGATACCAACGCCGCCCAGTATCACCTGCTGCGCCTCCTCTGCGAAGAACATCGCAACCTCTGCGTGGTCGGGGACGACGACCAGTCGGTTTACGGCTGGCGCGGCGCCGACCTCGGCAATATCCTCGATTTCGAAAAGGATTACCCCGGCGCCCGGGTCATCAAGCTGGAGCAGAACTACCGCTCCACCGGGAACATTCTCGCCGCCGCCAACGCGGTGATCCGGAACAACACCCGGCGCAAGGAGAAGGTGCTCTGGACCGCCGGCGATCCCGGAGAGCCGGTGCTGAGCCTCTGCTGCGAAGACGAGGAGGATGAGGCGCGCAGTGTCGTCGAGCAGATTCATGCCGAACGGTTCCGTCGCAACCTGCAGTACCGGGACTTCGCCATTCTCTACCGCACCAACGTCCAGTCCCGCGCTTTCGAGGAGCAGCTGCGCTTCGAGAATATTCCCTATGTCCTGATCGGCGGCCAGCAGTTTTTCGACCGCAAGGAGGTCAAGGACGCCCTCGCCTATTTTCGGGTCCTGGTCAATCCGCGCGATGAAGTGAGCCTGCTGCGGATTCTCAACTTCCCCCGGCGCGGCATCGGCGAAACGACGGCGGACGTTTTAATCCAGGCCTCCGCCGCCCAGTCCCGTCCCCTCTGGGAGGTCATGCGCCAGGTGAGTGAGCTGGATGAGCTGGGGGAAAAGGCGCATTCCGCTGTTGCCGGCTTCGTCGAGTTGATGGAGCGATTTCGCCGGCAGTTTCGCAAGCCGCTGCGCCTGGTCGAGACGGCCCGAGAGCTCTTTGCGGAAATTGGCCTCGAAAACGAAATCTATCGTACCGCCAACGATCCCCAGCAGGGGAAACGGCGCGCGGAAAACCTCGCGGAGGTCCTCAACGCCTTGGCCGGCTATGTCGAACGGGAAGGGGAGGCGAGTCTGGCGGGATTCCTCGACAAGGTCTCCCTCCTCGATCAGGACGAGCCGGTACGTAACGACAAGGAACACAAGCTGTCCCGTGACGCCGTGGTCCTGATGAGTCTGCATTCCAGCAAGGGGCTCGAATTTCCCCAGGTCTTCCTGGTCGGTCTGGAGGAAGGCTTCCTGCCGCATCGCAAGTCGATGGAGGCGGGGGCTGATCTCGACGAGGAGCGGCGTCTCTGTTATGTCGGCATCACCCGGGCCCGGCAGCGCCTGGTACTGCTCCATGCCAGGCGGCGCAAGAAGTATGGCAAGCTCGAACCGCGCACCCCCAGTCCTTTTCTGGCCGAATTGCCGGAGGGCAGTATGGAACGTGGCACCAGTGAAGGCAGGCCGCAGCTTCCCCCGGGAGAACAGGAGCAGATGGCCAGCGATTTCTTTTCCCGAATGCGCAACATGCTCGGCGAATAA
- a CDS encoding sensor histidine kinase — protein sequence MPPECCWPHEQIAPGDCPYIPPGREHLLFDRKQRFLSCCLECPRLLNDLSLPPEESGNLGEVFPYAIEEIIQLRARLQDQQSLLEIRGREIKFLHEVGLVLQTSVDMDEVIAMALTAITAGQGFGLNRAILLLVDRSRLHLKGYFAVGPRHREEAAQIWKELEDRDLTLREMAQRFFEQKMATERERFRDLLETLSVPLTAEDHPFVQTLTSQLSRHIPDLWQEPGLPLAQREALGVAELVMVPLVSKNRRVGLLLADNIVNGRPITGEDLQSLETFALPMAFAIERAALYERLQRELVRAQETNQRLQEQQETIVRMEKMALVGNIAANIAHSIRNPLTIIGGFARTLIRNTPADDPKRRHIESIVREARRLEDVLQEVLVHSESLHPTLDLWDVNQLVTGVYAGLKEDLEMAGVESHLDLAPALPQVKLDYKKIGYCLRALFNNLLERLPAGGEVTLATRAGADGIEIALRDNGPPLDAATLQAASDLTPGSAVTGSHLGLSLCARILSAHRARFSIESTAAGTVFTIFLATAQGGTP from the coding sequence GTGCCGCCCGAATGCTGCTGGCCCCATGAGCAGATCGCCCCAGGCGACTGCCCCTATATCCCTCCCGGGAGGGAACACCTCCTCTTCGACCGCAAACAGCGGTTTTTGAGTTGCTGCCTGGAGTGCCCGCGCCTTTTGAACGACCTGAGTCTCCCGCCCGAGGAGAGCGGCAACCTGGGCGAAGTATTCCCCTACGCGATCGAAGAGATCATTCAACTGCGGGCCCGGCTCCAGGACCAGCAGAGCCTGCTCGAAATCCGCGGCCGGGAGATCAAGTTCCTGCATGAAGTCGGCCTGGTGCTGCAGACCTCTGTCGACATGGACGAGGTCATCGCCATGGCCCTCACCGCGATCACGGCGGGCCAGGGCTTCGGCCTGAACCGGGCGATCCTGCTGCTGGTCGACCGCAGCCGCCTCCACCTCAAGGGATACTTTGCGGTCGGACCGCGCCATCGGGAAGAAGCGGCACAGATCTGGAAGGAACTGGAAGACCGCGATCTGACCCTGCGGGAAATGGCCCAGCGTTTTTTCGAACAGAAAATGGCCACGGAGCGGGAGCGCTTCCGTGATCTGCTCGAAACCCTCTCCGTCCCGCTGACCGCCGAAGACCATCCCTTTGTCCAGACCCTCACCAGCCAGCTCTCCCGACATATCCCGGACCTCTGGCAGGAGCCGGGCCTCCCGCTGGCGCAGCGCGAGGCCCTGGGGGTCGCGGAGCTGGTCATGGTTCCCCTGGTGAGCAAGAATCGCCGGGTCGGTCTGCTCCTCGCCGACAACATCGTCAACGGCCGGCCGATTACCGGGGAGGATCTGCAGTCCCTGGAAACCTTTGCCCTGCCGATGGCTTTTGCTATTGAGCGGGCAGCGCTCTATGAGCGCCTGCAGCGGGAACTGGTGCGCGCCCAGGAGACCAACCAGCGCTTGCAGGAACAACAGGAGACCATCGTCCGCATGGAAAAGATGGCCCTGGTCGGCAATATCGCCGCCAACATTGCCCACTCCATCCGCAATCCGTTGACGATTATTGGCGGTTTCGCCCGCACCCTGATTCGCAACACCCCCGCCGATGACCCGAAACGGCGCCATATTGAATCGATTGTCCGCGAAGCACGTCGCCTCGAGGATGTCTTGCAGGAGGTGCTGGTCCACTCCGAATCCCTCCACCCGACCCTCGACCTCTGGGATGTCAATCAGCTGGTGACCGGCGTCTACGCCGGGCTGAAGGAAGACCTGGAAATGGCCGGGGTGGAGAGTCACCTCGACCTCGCGCCGGCACTGCCCCAGGTCAAACTGGACTACAAGAAAATCGGGTATTGCCTGCGGGCCCTGTTCAACAACCTCCTCGAACGGCTCCCCGCCGGGGGGGAAGTCACCCTCGCTACCCGCGCCGGCGCGGACGGGATAGAAATTGCCCTGCGCGACAACGGCCCTCCCCTCGACGCAGCGACCCTGCAGGCGGCCAGCGACCTGACGCCCGGCAGCGCCGTCACCGGCAGCCATCTCGGGCTGTCGCTCTGTGCCCGCATCCTGTCCGCCCACCGTGCCCGCTTTTCCATCGAGAGCACCGCAGCCGGAACGGTATTCACTATTTTTCTCGCCACCGCCCAAGGAGGAACCCCATGA
- a CDS encoding TIGR01212 family radical SAM protein (This family includes YhcC from E. coli K-12, an uncharacterized radical SAM protein.): MEKRYRTFSAELKEHFGGRIHKISVDAGFACPNRGDSRQRPGCLFCDPGGSGAVGIERRLDVASQVEAGKEVMSRKYKADRFLAYFQPFSNTFAPVERLRSCYDQALAVPGVVGLAVGTRPDCLPPEVLKLLAAYHRQTYFWLELGLQSSHDRTLDRLRRGHDYATFLAAFAAARQAGLRICVHVILGLPGEDRAAMLATADELARLRVDGVKIHLLHVLRGTPLGDLFQAGEVAVLEQEAYVALAADFLERLHPQTVVQRLTGDGPRELLLAPLWSLNKWEVLNAIDAELERRGSRQGDACRHRQEFPGGGSGGADGGEVRRRRG; the protein is encoded by the coding sequence ATGGAAAAACGCTATCGCACCTTTTCCGCCGAGCTCAAGGAGCATTTTGGCGGCCGCATTCACAAGATCTCTGTCGACGCCGGTTTCGCCTGCCCCAACCGGGGGGATTCACGGCAACGCCCCGGCTGCCTCTTCTGTGACCCAGGCGGGTCGGGGGCGGTCGGTATCGAGCGCCGGCTCGATGTTGCCAGCCAGGTTGAAGCGGGCAAGGAGGTCATGTCGCGCAAGTACAAGGCAGACCGCTTCCTCGCCTACTTCCAGCCTTTTTCCAATACCTTCGCGCCTGTGGAGCGGTTGCGCTCCTGCTATGACCAGGCGCTGGCGGTGCCGGGGGTGGTCGGGCTGGCCGTCGGCACCCGCCCCGATTGTCTGCCGCCGGAGGTTCTCAAGCTGCTCGCCGCCTACCACCGGCAGACCTACTTCTGGCTCGAACTCGGGCTGCAGAGCAGCCATGACCGGACCCTCGACCGGCTCCGCCGCGGCCACGATTACGCGACCTTTCTCGCCGCGTTTGCCGCCGCCCGGCAGGCCGGACTACGGATCTGTGTCCACGTCATCCTCGGGCTTCCCGGGGAAGACCGGGCGGCGATGCTGGCGACCGCCGATGAACTGGCCCGGCTGCGGGTCGACGGCGTCAAGATTCACCTTTTGCATGTGCTGCGCGGGACGCCGCTGGGCGATCTGTTTCAGGCCGGTGAGGTTGCGGTGCTCGAGCAGGAGGCCTATGTCGCTCTTGCCGCCGATTTCCTGGAGCGGCTCCACCCGCAGACGGTGGTCCAGCGCCTCACCGGCGATGGCCCGCGGGAGCTGCTGCTGGCACCGCTCTGGTCCCTCAATAAGTGGGAAGTGCTCAATGCCATCGATGCTGAACTGGAGCGCCGCGGCAGCCGGCAGGGGGATGCCTGCCGGCACCGCCAGGAGTTTCCGGGAGGGGGCTCTGGGGGGGCTGATGGTGGCGAGGTCAGGAGGCGGCGCGGGTGA
- a CDS encoding response regulator — protein sequence MTRLLVVDDEQDIRYLYAAELTDEGYQVDTAGSGAEASQLLLEKEYDLLLLDIQMRGESGLQLLQKVVRDRKGLPVILCTAFNCYKDDFSSWLADAYVVKSSDLTELKTEVRRVLAKHKH from the coding sequence ATGACCCGTCTTCTCGTCGTCGATGATGAGCAGGACATCCGCTATCTCTATGCCGCCGAGCTGACCGATGAGGGGTACCAGGTCGACACCGCCGGCAGTGGCGCAGAAGCCTCCCAGCTGCTGCTGGAGAAGGAATACGACCTGCTCCTCCTCGACATCCAGATGCGTGGCGAGAGCGGACTGCAGCTGCTGCAGAAGGTGGTCCGCGACCGCAAGGGGCTGCCGGTCATCCTCTGCACCGCCTTCAACTGCTACAAGGATGATTTCTCCTCCTGGCTGGCCGACGCCTATGTCGTCAAGAGCTCGGATCTGACCGAACTCAAAACGGAAGTGCGCCGAGTTCTCGCCAAGCACAAGCACTAG